In Vicinamibacteria bacterium, a single genomic region encodes these proteins:
- a CDS encoding NAD(P)-binding domain-containing protein — MRRTDTIIIGGGQAGLAMSRCLTDRSIDHVILERGRIAQRWRSERWDSLRLLTPSWQSRL, encoded by the coding sequence ATGAGGAGAACCGACACGATCATCATTGGCGGGGGGCAAGCCGGCCTCGCGATGAGCCGGTGTCTGACGGACCGCTCGATCGATCATGTGATCCTGGAACGAGGTCGCATCGCCCAAAGATGGCGGAGCGAACGGTGGGATTCGCTCCGGCTCCTCACTCCGAGCTGGCAGAGCCGCCT